The Triticum aestivum cultivar Chinese Spring chromosome 5A, IWGSC CS RefSeq v2.1, whole genome shotgun sequence genomic sequence AATGGGTGTGCTGAAACAAAATATACCATTCACATCTATCTTGTTGTCTGTGTGTGGCTAACTGAATCACGTTGCAGGCCCTGGTGGTGGTGTACCTTGGTCAAGGATGGAGTCTATATGCCTTTGACGTTCTCCGCAGGGTTCTTCATGTGATTGATCCGAACATTTGCAAGCCTGGTGAGAGCAAGATCAAAGCAAAACACTTGCGGAATGCGGGGGAGCTGCTAGATGGGTTCATCAAGTGTGGTGACATGTTCTGGGGCGAGGGGAAAGTGCCGAACAATGGATGGTCTTACTGTTTCCACGCTACATGTACCTATGAGAGGTCAGTTTTGCTTGCCTCTCGTCTTTTGGGTCCTATATTCCTTCTAATATGCTAAGCACTATCTTTTTATTGCCGGGGGGACAGTACGGACACGGCGATGCAGGTGGTGCACCACATCATCAACTTTGTCCCTGGACAGCATCCAATGAACTTGACTGCGGTTCGTGCCTGCAAATTATCCTAGGCTTCGCCATAAAATGTTTGGGTTTCGAGTTTCGTTGACTTGATTGTTGTGTCGCAGGGTGCATCGGTTGCTCTCAAGAAGAAGCTCCTTCAGTCTGTCCTCACGATGGCGGGTAATGATGGCAGCCTCCCACGCCGTGTCGAAGCATGATTGACATTCCGGAAGGGCTGGTTTACCACATAGTTTAAAACTCTGTGCCCTGCGTATGTTGCAACCGCAGGGGCTTTATCGTGAGTGGATCGTCGTATGTTCCCGTGTATGCGATATTATAGCTTCTATAAGCTTGTAGTCTGTAAGAGATAATATATTGTAATATTACCAGTATTCCCAAGTACGTACCGCAGCTGGGCTGCCGTTTAAAGTATTTCCGAACCTATGATGTGGTAATGTTTTCATCTTTGAAACTGATGAGAAATCAACCAAAAATAACTTGGGTGCTGCTTCTTTGCTATTCTGTAGTGTGATTGATTTGTTTTGACCATGTGAGATGGTTAGTTTGTTTACCAAGTTGGTGGATTTGAGACATATCCTAATGCGTCTGCTGGCCTAAATTGTTGAAAAGGTCCATAAGTTAATGTGCTTGCATATAAGTCTGAGTGCTTTTCCCGTCTTCGCTGTCAGCAGTAGGGATTAGAAACAGAACTCAAAAACAGGTGTGGGGGGGACCATGCTATGTTCATGCAAAAATAATTTTGGTTGTTTGTTCCTTCTGATAGGTAAGATTGGGTCAGATGGGTTGGATCCTGTCTGTGTGGTGGCAAGGCCACTTTTTGCCGGATGATGAACAGTGGCTTATTCCGAGTGGTGGCAAGGCCACTTTTGCCGGATGAGGAACAGTGGCTGATTCCGCACAGGCGCTGGTGCTTGTGGGTGATTATGGGGCTTCAAGAGGAGATGCATGAATGTTGGGTTTGGAAAAGGGGACATTTTGGGCCATCGTCTGTCTGGACTGTTCAGCATCATATTATATAGGTTAAACGATTCAGTGGTAATTCAAATAGTTCAGAAGTTACTCTGGGGCCatctgctggggggggggggggggggggggggtagtttaCTAATCCAAGCTGTCGGATTGCATTGTGGACGATGTAAACTCATCAGGTACCGGCTGGTCATTGTTTTGACATTGAAGAttcagctggggggggggggggggggggggtgcgctgTTCATTACATAATGTGGTTAAAATTAGATAAGTAATTCGCGACAATGGTGCTGCTTTGTTTCCCAGAACCCTCCTAGATACATTGTAAATAACACTTTGAACTGCGACTAAACCCCTGAGTCTTTCATCAACTCGTTCAGCGCGTTGGCGACAACGTCTAGTCCTTCCAGCTGCAGGGGGGCGGTGTTGCCTTCCATGTGgatcagctcgatgaggagtgagTCCCTTTCGTTGGCAATAGCTGTCTGTGTATATGGCCAGTAGAAAAATTAGATTTGTCTCGCTGGATGAAGGTGTCTAATTAGTATGTTTTTACTGACCCTTGTAAGAGGTTTTGCCAGTGAATTCCCATTGAAGTGTCTTAGTAAGTGGGCGACACACAGGACACTCTCGGCCCTGCGAACAAATCGCATTGTCGAAAAGGAAAGGTTTTGGCTATCAGGGCAGAATACCAGTACACCATATTGACAAGAAAACTGATGAAAGCAAGTGCATGAAGTATTTTTGGATTCGGTACGTGTACCTTGTGAATGTTGTAGTGGATAGTAGAGGTGTCTTCTTCGTCCATGAAAGTCTGCTGCAGTGCCACTCGGTGAAGAATTCTTCGATGCAATTGAAAAGGGCGTCATGTATCTTCTCGGCCGCGTACATAAGGCAAGTTTTGCGTGACGTGTCCTCCGTCTGGTATAACATTGGGTCCATGATGGTTATAACATGGGCCATCACGTCCCAATTGAAGCAGCACCACCCGTGTTGCATGACGGCTGGGATCGTAACCTATTTCAGTTGGTTAGAAAATTAGAAGATTGTCTATTTCCAGGCAGCAGTTTTCCTTGTATATTTGACAAATGTAAGCAACACAACTATTGAAAATGAAAAGTCAGTCCTCGGACATTACCATCCGACAGTTTGCGATGTTGCACCTCACTTCAGCTCCAGTGAATTATTTTTGTATTGACATGATTCTTGTGGTGTTCTCCCCTGCAATGGCATGACACTGGCGCGTCGCCCCGTAAAAAAGAATGAGTTTATTGTATGTCCACGAAGCTAGGCAAAATGTATGCCATGTACTATAAAATGATTCTGGTACCGCAAAATCGGGCTCGATAAGCAACCGGTATTGCTCGTCGGGGCTGCCACGGTGCGCATGTGACTCCATCTGGCCAATTCGACGAAAGATCAGGGACCCCAACTCGTGGTCAAGTTCGGAACCGTCGCATATTTGTGACTTGATGGCATTGCCGCTGACTGCAATGATCCGTGGGTCGGGGCGTGAGACCCAATCCCTGAAAAAAAAGTGGCAGTGGGGAAAGTTATTAGCTTTATCAACTGGAGGGGCAAGGCTCGTCGTGCATTCCGCCCTTGCTTATATTTGGTGGGGTAACTAGATGGTGCTTGTGGTTTACCTTGCTAGATCATAGGGTGTTCTTGACCGCATCCATTCTCTGATGGCTTTCAAGACCCCTGCGCCGTGTCTGCGAACCATCCTGTTACTGGACCATGGGTCTTTTGTGAACCGGGTGTGAGCAACTTTGATCTTTGTTACAGCCGCGACATTAACTTGACCAAAGACAATGTGCCCCTCGGTGTCTCCGATCTCATCGTTCAGCATCATGAGCTGCCCTACTAGTTGGTCTGAGTACGTCTTTGTCGCCAAGGTAGGTGAAATTGCAGTTGCCTTACCATCGTTCTTGATAGGCGTACTGGCTTCGTTGTGGCCATCGATGTCCAGTTCAAATGGTGGTGCGTCTGTGAGTGTTGTTTATTTAATTTCAGCAGTGTGCTTGCATTTGTTTAACCTGTGAGTGTGCAAATAACAGAAAATGGCATTCAGAAAATAGATACCAATTACCTGGCGCGCTGTCTGTCGTTCGCCGTTTTTCCCCCTGGTGGGTGTTGTAGACAATTGGTCGGCGGTGGGCAAGACCACTGGTTTGGCATATTTAACGGGAGTTGGGGATGGAGATGACAACTCCAGTCTTCTTCCCACTATGTGCTTGGCAAGTCTGCTCGGTGCTTCTACATTGTGTTGGCCTGCGTAAAAAAATTTGTAACTTCTAACAAGTATGCACAAAATGGTTTGCTCTGTTTTTCAAGACAAGGTCCATAGTACCTGAGCCGTCGACACCTTTCGTTGTTCCGGCAGCGCGATAAGAAGCATTGGGTGCGGGTGTTCCCGTGTTGGGTCTGTTGGAATAAACTTGGAGCAGTTTTTTTGTGAATCGAATGTTCTCACGTGCAATGTTCCTTTTCATTTCGTTTGCGATATGCACACATTTGGCATTGTGCTGTTTCAGTGCCCATCCTAATGGAGAAGCGGCCTGCAATGTAGATAGACTCTAGGTTATTATGGGAGATTAATTCGCAACCCGATATCAGTCTCCCAACAGACCAAAAAATTGATTTGATGTGTGGTTGGACTGTGTTTTTTGTCTCACCAACTCTGGGTTTTGCATCTGGATCCACCGAGCGTAGTCGCCGGGGCTGAATTCGACGTTGCTTCCATGTGTGTGTGCAAGGTTACTTATGGCTGTGTCAGTGTTGATGTAGTCTCCCTGTCGAATGTTGTCTGCGTTGTGTATGACAAGTGCGTACTTGTTTGCCGATCCTTCAGCCTTGTGGTCCATTGATTTCTTCTTGGCATGCTTCTCGTTTATGTAGTTGTGCCATGTGTAGCACATGGCATTCCAACGTCTTGCCTGCATTGGCAAAACTGAATGTTTAGTTCGTGCCGTGAACCTGTCGTTGTAGTTAAACATACAGCGCTGTTACCTCAGGGGCTATGAAGATGGTTTTGCCTAGCTTCCTTGCTGAGCACACGAGGATCATCCGTTTCAGTGTCTCCCCGTCGAATAAATGTATTCGTggaattgttgtttgctttaagtTCATGATGCCAAGTTCAACATTGTCTAGTACGAACACCTGTCGACAGTGAAAATCCATATGGAAAATGTTAGTGAATAGCTTCGAAAAAGACCAACAAAAACACAAGTTTAACTCCGTTTCCAGCATTGTCTAGTTCTGCATTTTAATTGCTATATCAAAATTACACAAAGTGTTTTTCGAGGGCTGTACCTGCAGGAAGAGGTGACACCCATAGAGGTGGTTGGGTGTTATGTTTGCATCAATTTCTAACTTTAGTTTGCGGACTGCTTCAAGTAAAAAATTGACTGAATATTTGCACCAATTGAAGAGGGCGATGTTTTCTGCATCCTTGATGGCGCCCCAGTAGTCGATGGTTGAGTGATCATGCCTGGTGCACGGCGCGAACAGATTTCCCATCACAAAGACAACAAACGCCATCTTGAAGGAATCCTTCTCCAATCGGCTGGACAGTTCATTTATTTCCTTGCCGATGAACACTTCAAGCGAGCTTAAGCTGCGATCAGATTTATCAGTCCCCCTATAGAGTTCCTAATGACCTCGATTGCTTCAGGTGTGGTGTCTGCATCTTTTCCATGGATGTCTCGCTGCCCGCATGGGATGCCAAACACTTTGTGAAAATCCTCTGGATAGAATGGAATTGGAGTTCCGCCATCTCACAGGATGATGCAGTGCTCTTCCACATCCACCTTTGTCATGAGGAACTTGCTAAACTTCAGATTGATTTTCTGGATCATGGGAATACGCAGTACACCCTCAAATCCAATCTCCTCAACTAGGAATCTTTTGTAATCTGACAGTCCGGCTACCACCTCTATTACTTTCTGAATAGCTATCCTAGGTGTGTGTTTAGTTGAACTGCTTGTTGATCCCGACGGAGCTGCTGCTTCTCCTTCTCCTACCAGCTGCTCTCCATCTCTTTCCATGGTGGGCGGGGTCTGTATCTCCCGCCTGAgatgttgttcttcttcttccatctagCTGTGGGAAAACCTGCAGGGGGGCGGGGGGCAGGGGGGATGTTTCAGCAAAAATTTGATTGAGACGCCGCCGGCATGAGAGCTGTGGTTCAGATCTCACCTCGCTGCGCGGCGAATACCAGCCTGCTCCGTCGTCTGAAGGCACCGACGAGATCCTCGATTGCTCTGTTCTAGTGATGGAGACTGCCGTCGATCTGCAGTGTATGTGCGCATGCGAGGGGTGGCCCAGCGTGTGGGTACAGAGTTTTGATTATTTACGGCAGGGCGTGGGTGGGGGTGGATTGAGTTTGACCGCTCAAGCAGCTGACCCCACGTACGACCTGTTGGGTCTGTTTTTTGACCGTGCGGTCGTTGCAATTTATGTCTCGTCTAGGGTGGGAGCGCGGTACACGTCCCCCCGTGTTTACTTTACCTGCTTGATGAATTCTAATTAACGAACAAGATTACACATGGGCGGACTGCCCCGCGCTCTGGAAAACATAAGTGCTACAGGTAATAATTTAAACTGTAGCGGCAGGATTTCTAAATCCCTTCATCAGGCAAAGATTTCGACACAcgtgagggggggggcaccacAGTGGTATTTACTGCCAGCCGGCCGCCTTCGAAAGCATGACGAAAAGCATTAGCATGCATATCATCATCGTGTTCCTAGCTGCGATGCGTATGTCGTCCATGGCGCGGCCCATCCCGAACATGATGTTGCTTCCGCCTCCGGCAGcctctatgaggagtttgatgccAACCCCGATGATGTAGAACGCGTACTGGTCCTCCCACAGCCAAAAATCGCAAGGGCCTCCGTCCTGCCATGGTTCAGAACTGACGGCTAAACAAAACGAAGAACTGCAAACTCCTGATGGATGTGTGGGCCGTGGTACTTACTGCCTGGTTCGGGCACTTGTAGAAACGGATGCCCGGGTTACGGTCCGTCCCGGACACAAACCACCTGGTCCTCGTCCCCGTGCACGCTGGGCACATGATCAATGGCAGCGGTGGTGGAACTGCCCGGGTGCGTCTCGCCGCCGAGGAACTCTGGGACATCTTGGCACAGCGGCGGGAGGGGGGAGGCAACGATAGATGTTTGTGCGTGTTTGAATGGTGCCGTCGCATGTGATGATTGCTGCCAAAAGCTTGCATGGGCTATAAATACATCCAACCAGCAACGAAGTTTACGTTATACAGTGTCGCTTGCAACGTTAGTATTTCGTCCTCTCGCCTGCGGCGTACAGCGACACGCGCAGTTGCCTGTCAGACTCTTCTGACAGCTTGTGCATCCTAATACATGAATACGGTGCAGCACGTTCTCCAGCTTTCCTATATACTCGAAGTAGTGAGCTAGTCTGCCACGAATCGCGACGCGGTCCGCGCCGTCAATGCAGTGCGTCCATCTGCCGCTGCGTGCAGCGATGCATTTCTCTATATAGATTGGTCTTTTATTCTAGAGCTAGCTACTGCACACTGCCGCATTAGTTAATGCTCCTGTGTTCGTATaaatttagggcatctccaacactgacTTTCAAATTTGCTTTCGCTCGTGGATAGAGATCAGTCCATGGACCGATGCGGGAGCCGACCATCCACCGCTATTTGCATACATTTCAACCGTTGTTTGAACTAatcagatgaaattcatgcaaacacgacggATTTCATCAAAGTTCGGATAGAAAGTAGCACAAATCATCCATATATACCATGCAAATAAGTCCagtacaacaatagttcaaattcAATGAGGTTAActggatgttcaacaagtttttcatgAATGAATCATGTCGCCAATGCCGGTCCTGGAGTTTCGGAGGCCCAGGGGCGAACTCAAATGAATGGGCCCAGCGAAGACATTGGAGGAAAATTTTGATTCCATGCATTGATAAAAATCGTGAAAAGCTATAATAAAATCATTGATAGCACCCTTCTGCAATCCAATGAACTCGTCTGTTCGTttcctctttcttcttttttgGAACCAGATATATGTTTCCTCGCCAACATGTTTGCAAGAAAAGGAACAAAGGGACCTAAAGGTTGTTGTTCAAATAAGTGAGAATCTATGTTCTTCGACTATCCAAATCTAATCATCAAGGAAACCAGAAGTTGAGGAGCAAGTCGG encodes the following:
- the LOC123105246 gene encoding uncharacterized protein; translated protein: MAFVVFVMGNLFAPCTRHDHSTIDYWGAIKDAENIALFNWCKYSVNFLLEAVRKLKLEIDANITPNHLYGCHLFLQVFVLDNVELGIMNLKQTTIPRIHLFDGETLKRMILVCSARKLGKTIFIAPEARRWNAMCYTWHNYINEKHAKKKSMDHKAEGSANKYALVIHNADNIRQGDYINTDTAISNLAHTHGSNVEFSPGDYARWIQMQNPELAASPLGWALKQHNAKCVHIANEMKRNIARENIRFTKKLLQVYSNRPNTGTPAPNASYRAAGTTKGVDGSGQHNVEAPSRLAKHIVGRRLELSSPSPTPVKYAKPVVLPTADQLSTTPTRGKNGERQTARQTHHHLNWTSMATTKPVRLSRTMVRQLQFHLPWRQRRTQTN